AGCTGTGCAACAGACTCTGTGTTACCACGGATCAGCATCAAGATGAAGCAATTGGGCAACTATGTCAGAGCTGGTATGAGTTATTGGATGAAAGCAGCAGTGAACAGGAAATGGAAGCAGGTTATAGCGAAATTCAGGAATTAATGGATAAAAACTATTCCAACCATCTTGTTATGTTTGAAATCCATAAAATAAAGTATTTTTCATTGATGAACAGAAAGGATTTAGCTGCTAGCCAAATTACGCATTTAAAAGAGACGATGGATACTTTCAGTTTGGAAGAACAGTATTTTTGGTATTTATTTAACGGACGTTACAGTTTTTTTGTGCAGAATTATTATCATTCCATGTACCAATATAAAAAAGCAGAAAATATTACAGAAAGTTACCGTTTGAGTGAAAAAATCGAAGCGGATTTAAAGTATTATATGTCCATGACACACTCTAAGTTAAGAAATTCTCTGGAAGCTATTGAGTATGCTCAGGAAGCTTTGAAAATGTATATGAAACAATATAATTTTCTGCGCTGTGCACGGGCACATAATATTTTAGGAATTTGCTATTGTCATATTAAATTATATAAAAAAGCCGCTGAAAATTTCACGCTTGGATTAAAATTGGCAGAAACTGTCCATGATAAAACGGTGATTCAAACCATTCATCAGAATCTTGGTTATCTGTATGCTTCCAAAGGCGATTCAACAAAAGCAATTGCCTATTATAAAATCGTATTGAACAGCTCCGATGTCCCTTCTGGCAATAAAATGGAAGTAACTGCGCTGCTTGTGCGCGAATATTATCATGCGAATTATTATGATGAAGCAGAAGAGTATATTAATTATGGATTGAAACAATTCTATGATTTAACGGATAAGCAACCGTATATCGTATATAAGTATATTTTACGCAGCTATTATTATTTACTGGATGAAAAGTTTCATCATTTTGAACAACTATTAATTGATAATCTATTGCCATTATTAAAGAAGCAAAAAGACTATGGGAATTATATTCTCTATTCTGAACTGTTGGCAAAGCATTATGAAAGCAACAGCAACTATAAAGATGCTGTACAATATTATCGGGAAGCAAGTCAAACGTATAAACATATTGCCCATCTTTGATATTTTTTCGCGTTTAAAACCAAGTTATTCTATAATATTAATTGTAAATTATAGAATAGCTTGGTTTTTTTGGAGAAAAAGAAAGAATAACGTTTTGCCTGAATAAATTCTTATTCAGGAACAGCCATGTCCAGCTCCAAGCGCCAAAAACTAGGAGACTTCCCGTCCTGCCCTACGATAAGTCATCATCGGTTCGTCACCTCACCGTGATTCCTTTATCTCAGTTACGCCGCTCCAGTCTCTACGTTTTTAAACGGGCGCTTTCCGCTTTTCGTTCGTATGCAGAGTGATAAACTTGCCTTGTATCCGTTTATTTTGCTATTATCATTATGCGACGGTTTTAATAGGATGAATATTGTCAGCAATATTCATATCAAACAGGACTCAAAAATGGTATAATATTATTTTGATGAGTGTATAAATGGAGCAATAAAACCCATGCTGGAATATAAGTGCTATTGCGGTAGCATATTATAAAAATCAATAAAATGTTTTGGAGGGTAAAGAGATGGCAGAGATTTCAAAAGAGCAAGTAAAGCATGTAGCTAATCTTGCACGCTTGGAATTTGATGATGCAGAAGTGGAGCAAATGGCCAGCGAGCTGAGTGCGATCATTGAATATGCGGAGCAGTTGAATGAATTAGATACAGAAAACGTAAAACCAACGACACACGTATTGGATTTAAAAAATGTGATGCGCAAAGATGAGCCTAAAAAATGGATTACACAGGAAGAAGCATTAAAGAATGCGCCAGATCAAAAAGATGGACAAATCCGTGTGCCATCCATTTTAGCAAATAGTGAAGAATAAAGGAGGGTATAAGGTTCATGTCTTTATTTGATTATACAATCAAAGAATTAGAAGCAAAATTACATAATCAGGAGATTACTGTAGTAGATTTAGTCAAAGAATCTTATCGGCAAATTAAAGAAGTAGACGGAGATGTACATGCATTCCTGACACTTGATGAAGAAAAAGCATTGGAAAAAGCAAAAGAGCTGGACAAGCTTGAAGATAAATCCGGTGTCTTATTTGGTATTCCAGCAGGTATTAAAGATAATATTGTCACAAAAGAACTTCGGACGACTTGTGCAAGTAAACTTTTGGATAATTTTAATGATCCATTATACGATGCAACAGTGGTTGAAAAATTACACGCAGAAAATCCGGTTGCTGTCGGTAAACTAAACATGGATGAATTTGCAATGGGATCTTCCAATGAAAATTCCGGCTATGTACCGACTCGTAATCCGTGGAATACCGATCACGTTCCTGGCGGTTCCAGCGGCGGATCAGCTGCAGCAGTAGCAGCAGGAGAAGTGTTGTTCTCTTTAGGTTCTGATACAGGTGGATCGATTCGGCAGCCGGCAGCATTCTGTGGAGTCGTCGGTATGAAACCTACGTATGGTCGTGTATCCCGTTTCGGCCTTGTTGCGTTTGCTTCTTCCTTAGACCAGATTGGACCTTTAACTCGCACGGTAGAAGATAATGCGCGTGTACTGGAAGTTATTGCAGGTCATGATAAAATGGACTCTACCAGCGCAGATG
The nucleotide sequence above comes from Oceanobacillus timonensis. Encoded proteins:
- the gatC gene encoding Asp-tRNA(Asn)/Glu-tRNA(Gln) amidotransferase subunit GatC yields the protein MAEISKEQVKHVANLARLEFDDAEVEQMASELSAIIEYAEQLNELDTENVKPTTHVLDLKNVMRKDEPKKWITQEEALKNAPDQKDGQIRVPSILANSEE
- a CDS encoding helix-turn-helix domain-containing protein; this encodes MIAIGTYIKIQRMKQKMTLGELSEGIVSLSYLSKIENQKTEPNEDIIKKLCNRLCVTTDQHQDEAIGQLCQSWYELLDESSSEQEMEAGYSEIQELMDKNYSNHLVMFEIHKIKYFSLMNRKDLAASQITHLKETMDTFSLEEQYFWYLFNGRYSFFVQNYYHSMYQYKKAENITESYRLSEKIEADLKYYMSMTHSKLRNSLEAIEYAQEALKMYMKQYNFLRCARAHNILGICYCHIKLYKKAAENFTLGLKLAETVHDKTVIQTIHQNLGYLYASKGDSTKAIAYYKIVLNSSDVPSGNKMEVTALLVREYYHANYYDEAEEYINYGLKQFYDLTDKQPYIVYKYILRSYYYLLDEKFHHFEQLLIDNLLPLLKKQKDYGNYILYSELLAKHYESNSNYKDAVQYYREASQTYKHIAHL